In Mercenaria mercenaria strain notata chromosome 13, MADL_Memer_1, whole genome shotgun sequence, a single window of DNA contains:
- the LOC123528786 gene encoding probable glutathione S-transferase 8, which produces MATYKVSYFPGKGNAEIIRLALIASGQTFEDERLTREEWIKVKSNSPTKQMPLLTVNGTVYGQSGACARYIARKFGLFGRTPEEELLIDEVYECIVDFQKEIAKVIYEKDDTKKAELKETVMTQHLPRLNEYITLRTKQFGENGYIIGPTMTLADLQLYNTVDQVGDRVDLGVFSAFPDLQKHADLVRSDHKVAEWIKKMPAPQN; this is translated from the exons ATGGCTACTTACAAAGTGTCCTATTTCCCGGGAAAGGGTAATGCGGAAATAATAAGACTCGCTTTAATTGCCAGCGGACAAACATTTGAAGATGAGAGGTTAACCAGAGAAGAATGGATAAAAGTCAAATCAA ACTCACCTACGAAGCAGATGCCCCTTCTAACAGTAAATGGCACAGTGTACGGGCAATCTGGCGCCTGTGCCAGATATATAGCAAGGAAATTCG gtcTGTTTGGAAGAACGCCTGAAGAGGAACTGTTGATAGACGAGGTGTATGAATGTATCGTTGATTTTCAGAAAGAAATTGCCAAAGTTATATATGAAAAGGACGACACAAAAAAG GCCGAGTTGAAAGAAACTGTGATGACTCAACATCTTCCTAGACTTAATGAATATATCACACTAAGAACCAAGCAGTTTGGCGAAAATGGATACATTATTGGACCAACG ATGACTCTGGCTGACTTACAGTTATATAACACAGTGGACCAGGTTGGGGACAGAGTAGATCTGGGTGTTTTCTCGGCATTCCCAGATCTACAGAAGCATGCAGACCTCGTAAGATCAGACCATAAGGTTGCAGAATGGATAAAGAAAATGCCGGCACCACAGAATTAA